The following is a genomic window from Haloterrigena salifodinae.
AGGAAGAAACCGGGCACGGTGCCGTTGAAGCAGAGGCCGTTCTCTGTCAAGAGCATGCCGACGAAGAGAGTCCCACGAATCTTGATGGTAGTTATGCGGATTACGTGTTTCGTGTCGAGCCTCTCCAAGGGACACTGGACATGGACACAGAGTAATCAAACGGATGTAGTTCGATCACTCTGTCGTGCTGAATCCATCCTCTATATTCAGCAGGTCGTTTCTAACGCCTATCCGAGAGATGTGGAGCTGCTCCGGTAATGCCTTCGCCTGTACTGAGTAGTCTGTTCAATCCAAATGGGGCGAAAATAAGCCATACACAGATTTTGGCATTCGCAACTACTGTTTACGCCGGTCAAGGATACCAACATAAAGTTCTTCCTTAGTTAACAAACTGATTATATATATATATATATATATATATATATATTCGAATATATTCGGAAACGAAAATTCGCTCATAGTCACTGCGTTCTACCCGGACGTGTATCCCAAGTTAGCTGATTCAGAATAGCCAATTCTGAATTAGCCTATTTTGAGTTTGGTTACTCGGTATGCTTATACTGATGTCCGAACATCGGACAGTATGGACCTATTCGTCGGCCGACAAACCGAGCTCTCGCGGCTTCAGGACTGCTATGGGTCCGACGAGGCCGGCATAGTCGTCATCTTCGGCCGACGCCGGCTCGGTAAGACAGAACTTGTTCGGCAGTCACTGAGCGATCGCGACAATACCGTCTTCTACCAGGCAACCGAGACGACGTCGCAGGTGCAACTCGACGAGTTCATCAATGTCGCGTCGGAGTCGTTCCCCAGCATCGACCGCATCAAAGGGGAGTGGGAGTCACTTCTGGGCTATCTCGCTGAGCAGGACGCGGTCGTCGTACTGGACGAGTTCCCGTACCTCATCGACGCAGATGAGAGCCTTCTGTCAGTCATCCAGCGGCTATGGGACCAAGAGATACAGGACACGGCCGCGACGCTCGTGCTCGTGGGTTCGTCAATCAGCATGATGGAGGAAGCGACGCTCCTCGGGAACAGTCCACTGTACGGCCGGCTCACCGAGAAGATCGACCTTCGACAGCTCGACTTCGACGCTGCGTGCGAGTTCTTCCCCACTCGTATACCCCGGAGGAACAGATGTTCGCGTGGGGCGTGTTCGGCGGGACGCCGTACTACCTCGACGGCGTCGAACTGGACCACGATCTCGGAACTGTCATCCAGCGCTCAATTCTCTCCCAGCAGGGGTACCTTCACAACGAACCCGAGTACGTCCTGCGTACCGAACTCACCGAACCCAACCGGTACTTCGCCATCCTGAAAGCGATCGCCGCCGGGAACACGACCGCGAACGGGATTGCGGGGACAGTCGGCATCGATGGGAAGCAGATTTCGACGTATGCCCAGAAGCTAGAACGGCTTCGCCTCGTCGAGCGTGAAGTCCCGATCACTGAGGACAAGACGAAGTCACGACGGGGGAGATACCGGATCGTCGACCCCCTGTTCCGGTTCTGGTTCCGGTTCGTCTACGGCAACGAAGACCGATACGAGCGCCTCGGTGACGACGCCTACGAGACAGTTATCGAACCAGAGATGGCCGACTTCGTGAGCCAAGAGTTCGAGAGGCTCTGTCAGGATGCACTCCCCGAGCTGTATCCCGAAGAGACATTCGTCGACATCGGTCGGTGGTGGTACAAGGAACACGAGGTCGACATCGTCGGTCTGACGGACGACGGGACGATGGTCGCTGGCGAGTGCAAGTTCACGTCGTCGCCACTTGACTACAGTGCACTCGCGTCGCTCGAAGACCACACCGACCAGATTCGATGGGCACCCAACAGTGGCGATGTGGAGCGGAAGTACGTGCTCTTCGCCAGAAGTAGATTCACGCAGTCGGTTCGTGAGGCCGCCGCTGAACGCGACGACCTCGAACTGGTCGACCTCGCAGAAATTATCGAGAACGTCTGACTGCGCCGGACGAGGATCTCACCACGAAACTCACAGCCGGCAACTATGAGGATCGCGACCGCTTCCGTAGCGAGATTATGCGGTCGGCTCACGGCCTTGGTGAACACTGATTCATTTCGTCTTTCGATGGGAGTTCGATCGGCTCGCCCGTTGGTTCGATGAGTTCGCTCATGTGTCTCTCTTCCAGTCGGGAAAGTCTAGTTAATTATCTTGCCGCTACTCGTCTGCCCCGGACCCCTCGAACATCTCCATTTGATTCGAGCAAGCGTGTAGGACGCCCTGATTGTCCAAGAAGACCCGCTTGTACCGTTCTGTGACGTGACTTCTAATTCTAATGTAACCTAACATGATTAGGTATATTCAAACCGGCAGCCGTTCCGGATGAACGGCAAGTGGTCTTGGCTGTATGCTGCAATAGACACCGAGACAACGTTGATCCTCGACGTTGCGTTGTTTAGTCGACATAGCACTGATCCGGCGGTTGCGCTTCTGCAGAAACTCCGCGAGAAACATGATTTCTCCGAGGCTGCGTTTCTCGTTGATCAATTTGGCTATCAGACTACCCCTCTCTCAAGTCGGACTGAGCGGTCGGGTTAACTATACCGACCGAAACCGCCTCGAAAAGTGGTTTCACACCCTCAAAATGCGAATTGACCGCTTCCATAATTCATGGGTGGGCAGTCGGACGAGCGTCCGAGAGTGGCTTGAACAGTTTATGCATTATGAACCAGTTGCACTACCCGAGGAAGTTTCACGTTCTATACTGACTCAATCTCTCACTGAGGGTACTAACTAAACAGCTCGAAAATCCACCACCCCTAATTAGCCTAGACTCACTCAAAGTTTAGACGCGTCTAATTTATATATTGGGAGTGCCAACTAGCGCATATGGGTATCCGTAGGCTCAACCAGCGGAGGAGATCATGCCCTCGATAGATTACGATAGTGCAGCAGACGTCATAGAACGTCTCGAACAGCGATTGATCGAATCACTCACCGGTGAAACGAGCGTCAGTCGTCGCACAGTACTCGGCAGTCTCGGTGTTGCCGGGAGTGCAGCAGTCGGACTCGGGAGTACCCGAGCAAGTGTGGTGCCTGGCCACAACGACGAGGATGGACACGGTAACTTCGGCACGGTGGGCGAATACCAGGATCTGGATTTCGACCCGCACGAGTTCCTCACCGCGTTCAACACCGGAGACAGCGGACAGGATAACGTTCCCCAGCAGATCTATGAGGTGGATGGCCGAACCATCCGGGAGTTCGAATTAACTGCCGTCGACACGACGATTACCATCGCGCCGGGCGTTGAGTTCCAGGCATGGGCGTACAACGGCCAGGTGCCGGGTCCGACGATCCGCGCCGTTGAGGGAGACCTGCTCCGGATCAAGTTCACGAACTTGGGACGGCATGCTCACACGATTCACCCGCATCTGAAGAACCTCAACCCGCGAATGGATGGAATCCCTCAGAACGGGCCTGGTGTACTCGATACGGGGGAATCCTTCACCTACGAGTGGATCGCCCAGCCTACCGGCACGCACTTCTATCACTGCCACTCGCTCCCACTGAAAGAGCACATCCACCGCGGACTCTACGGCACGATCATCGTTGATCCGGACCCCGAACGCGTTAGGGAGAACCCACGCGACTATGTCAATTACCCTGGCCCGATTACTGACGACTTCCGGACACAGCTCGTCGAAGAGGCAAGGAGTCGGAATCACGAGTACGCCGAAAACGACGCCGTCAACGAGATGGTAATGATAATGAACTCGTTCGATACCAACTTCGACGGCGAAAACGAGGTCTACGCGGCGAACACACGGGCGTTCGGATACGGGGTCGGTGAAACCGACGGCAACGGTAACTGGACGGCGGGCGAGACAAAACGCCCCATCCAGATTGACAAGAACGAACTCCAGCGCGTGTACCTCGCCAATGCCACGGAGTTCGACCTCATCAATTCGTTCCACACGCACTCGCAGTTCTTCGACTATTACGACCATGGGACGACGCTGACGCCAACGCGCAAGACTGTGGATACGATCATGCAGACGCAGGCGCAGCGCGGTATCCTCGAGATCGACTACTCGGATCACGAACCCGGACTGTACATGTTCCACGCGCATCAGTCGGAGTTTGCCGAACTCGGCTGGATGAGCTTCTTCAAGGTGATCTAATATGACGGACAAAGGAGAACACTTGACGACGGACGGTGGTGTACCAGCTGAGAACGAGACCACACAGCCCCTCGGATTACCGCGGTGGGTCAGCGCGTTACTCCCGATCGTGTTGCTCGTGCTCGTCCTGGGTGTGTTCGCGTTCACGTCACCGCTTGCCGGTGTTCAAAGCGGCGCACCGCTCCCGGACGTGACGGTCACGCACGCAACGCTTCCGAGCGACGACACGGTCGTACTGCACGTGACGAATAACGGGCCCGAATCCGTGACGATATCACAGGTCCTCGTCGATGAAGCCTACTGGAATTTCCGGGTCGACGGAGCCGGTGGTGACCAAACGCTCGCCCCGATGGAAAGCGCACAGATCGTGGTTCCGTATCACTGGAATCCAGGGTGGGATCTCGAGGTCGCTCTCGTCCTCTCTGACGGATCGACGTTCCATAACACGATCGTCGCTCCGAGTCAGTCACCCGGATTTAGCCTCAGTCTGCTCGGGACGCTTGCAGTCATCGGGCTGTTCGTCGGTGTCATCCCGGTCGCACTCGGGATGCTATGGTTCCCCTACATCAAGACGATGAGCGATCGGTGGCTGCACGCCGTGCTCTTATTCGCGGCCGGCGTACTGAGCTTCTTGGCGTTCGACGCCGGGTTCGAGGCGTTCGAACTCGCCGAGCGGGTTCCAGGCGCGTACAAGGGCAACCTCCTGGTCGTCTTCGGAATCTTTGGCGCACTTCTTCTGGTCCAGGCGATCAGTGCGTGGCGTGAGGGCCGTGTCGCCGCTGGCGATAGTCGGGCGAGTAGCGGTCTCTGGATCGCCTATCTGGTCGCGGTAGGGATCGGTCTGCACAACCTCGCGGAGGGACTTGCTATCGGGAGTTCGTTTGCACTCGGGCGTGTGTCGCTCGGGGCATTCCTCGTGATTGGGTTCATGCTCCACAACGTGACGGAAGGCCCGGCCGTCGTTGCACCGGTTGCCCGCGGAAAACGCCCGTCGCTCAAGCACTTCGCCGCACTCGGCGTTATCGCCGGCGCACCCGTCATCCTCGGTGGCTGGATCGGTAGTCTTGCGTACTCGCCGACGATCGGCGCCTTCTTCCTCGCGATCGGGGTTGGTGCGATCCTGCAGGTCAACTGGGAGATCGCTCGAATGGTTCGGGATGCGGGCGGTCGCGTGGCCAGCGCCACGAACCTGCTTGCATTCCTGTTTGGCCTCGGCGTTATGTACGTGACCGACCTCTTTGTGGCGCTCTAATAGACATCACCCAATTCTGTTACAATGTCGATCAAGTATTACGATCGGCGGATGGTGTTGCGACTTAGCACAGCCACTCTAGCGACTCTCAGCACCGCTGGATGTTTGAGTAGGCAGGCGTCGTCGATCCAGACCATCACGATGCCCGACAACCACACGTTTGAGCCGAAGACTACGACGATCAAATCTGGAGAGACGGTAACGTGGACGAACGAGAGCGATATCCAGCACACGGTTACAGCGTACGAAGACGAGATTCCAGACGAGGCCGAGTACTTCGCAAGTAGTGGCTTTGAGTCAGAGCGTGCTGCGAGAAACCGGATCAACGAGGGACTCATCGCTCCGGGCGAGAACTACAAGCACACGTTCGATCAACCCGGAACGTACGAATATTATTGTATCCCACACGAGAGTTCTAGGATGGTCGGAACGATTCGAATCGAATGAGCCACCTCAAGTAATGGGAGACAGGAATCCGCCTAGAGAATCGTTGCTCCTCCCGCATCATTCGAGAAGTGCGCGACAGACACCCTGTAAAAAAGTCACAGCCTACCGCATGCCCCGCCGATTGAGGACGTTCGATGAGATTCGCGAGCGCGTTGATCCCGACGAGCACGACGCAAAAACGCACGTAGCCACGATCTAGTACGACCTCGACGCTTGGGAGTACACGAGTGAGCATTCCGTAGAGGGGGGATCGGTAACGGTTGAATTTCCCGACGAGGGCGTCAAGTGCCTCTGACGTTAATTCGTTATCACCAACTCCTCCTTATCTTTCGATGCCACTTCACCAAGGATTCTCGAGTCTGGTCGCAAGACAGCGGTAACAGACGGACGATCGATGCCTGAACGGACAGGATTTCGGCGAACGCCCAGCACCGCACCGTGGCCGTTGTTGCTGGCGAACGGTGGACAGTCGGTCTGGAACACGCAAAATGGACAGTCACGTGGTGTTGCTCGAGTTCAGTGATTCGCTAGTCACCAGGGCTGACAGTCCACTCGGCTAGAAGCCTCTGGAGTCCAAGACGTGCTGGCAGTTAAGACTGACAGTCCCTCTGTCACGTGTTGGCTGACACGGCGCCGTGTGGCTCGTGGATGGTCCTACTGAACTGGAGTTCGCAAGTGACAGTCCCCTACTGCTGTCGAGTTCAT
Proteins encoded in this region:
- a CDS encoding ZIP family metal transporter is translated as MTDKGEHLTTDGGVPAENETTQPLGLPRWVSALLPIVLLVLVLGVFAFTSPLAGVQSGAPLPDVTVTHATLPSDDTVVLHVTNNGPESVTISQVLVDEAYWNFRVDGAGGDQTLAPMESAQIVVPYHWNPGWDLEVALVLSDGSTFHNTIVAPSQSPGFSLSLLGTLAVIGLFVGVIPVALGMLWFPYIKTMSDRWLHAVLLFAAGVLSFLAFDAGFEAFELAERVPGAYKGNLLVVFGIFGALLLVQAISAWREGRVAAGDSRASSGLWIAYLVAVGIGLHNLAEGLAIGSSFALGRVSLGAFLVIGFMLHNVTEGPAVVAPVARGKRPSLKHFAALGVIAGAPVILGGWIGSLAYSPTIGAFFLAIGVGAILQVNWEIARMVRDAGGRVASATNLLAFLFGLGVMYVTDLFVAL
- a CDS encoding DUF7563 family protein, with amino-acid sequence MLGYIRIRSHVTERYKRVFLDNQGVLHACSNQMEMFEGSGADE
- a CDS encoding cupredoxin domain-containing protein, whose protein sequence is MPDNHTFEPKTTTIKSGETVTWTNESDIQHTVTAYEDEIPDEAEYFASSGFESERAARNRINEGLIAPGENYKHTFDQPGTYEYYCIPHESSRMVGTIRIE
- a CDS encoding multicopper oxidase domain-containing protein, which codes for MPSIDYDSAADVIERLEQRLIESLTGETSVSRRTVLGSLGVAGSAAVGLGSTRASVVPGHNDEDGHGNFGTVGEYQDLDFDPHEFLTAFNTGDSGQDNVPQQIYEVDGRTIREFELTAVDTTITIAPGVEFQAWAYNGQVPGPTIRAVEGDLLRIKFTNLGRHAHTIHPHLKNLNPRMDGIPQNGPGVLDTGESFTYEWIAQPTGTHFYHCHSLPLKEHIHRGLYGTIIVDPDPERVRENPRDYVNYPGPITDDFRTQLVEEARSRNHEYAENDAVNEMVMIMNSFDTNFDGENEVYAANTRAFGYGVGETDGNGNWTAGETKRPIQIDKNELQRVYLANATEFDLINSFHTHSQFFDYYDHGTTLTPTRKTVDTIMQTQAQRGILEIDYSDHEPGLYMFHAHQSEFAELGWMSFFKVI